A window from Salminus brasiliensis chromosome 7, fSalBra1.hap2, whole genome shotgun sequence encodes these proteins:
- the sumo3a gene encoding small ubiquitin-related modifier 3-like: protein MSEDKPKEGVKTENDHINLKVAGQDGSVVQFKIKRHTPLSKLMKAYCERQGLSIRQIRFRFDGQPINETDTPAQLEMEDEDTIDVFQQQTGGSR, encoded by the exons ATGTCTGAAGATAAGCCCAAG GAGGGAGTGAAGACGGAGAACGACCATATCAACTTGAAGGTGGCTGGACAGGATGGCTCGGTGGTCCAGTTCAAAATCAAAAGGCATACGCCCCTCAGCAAATTAATGAAAGCGTACTGCGAAAGACAG GGGTTGTCAATAAgacagattaggtttaggttcgaTGGACAGCCAATAAACGAGACAGATACGCCGGCACAG TTGGAGATGGAGGACGAGGACACTATCGACGTATTTCAACAACAGACAGGCGGCTCTCGCTAA